CTACATCTACTTGCTTGACATGATTGTATTAAAAGCTCACCAAATAACAGGGAGACAAATAAATTGAAGACTGAACAAAAAGAAAATTCTCGCTTGCGTTGGATTAATTTAAATACAGCGATCGCATCAGTCGATGAAGGTACAGATATCATTCAAGGACTGACTCAAAATCCCAAATCTTTGCCCTGTCGTTACTTCTACGATGACCAAGGCTCAGAACTATTTGAGCAGATTTGCGATCTACCAGAATATTATCCGACTCGCACCGAGCAAGCGATTTTAGAAACCTACGCTTCCGAAATTGCTCAGATGACAGGTTCTTGTCATTTGATCGAACTTGGTAGTGGTAGTTCCCGCAAAACTCGTTTGCTGCTAGAAGCTTATAGTGAGATAGTGCAAGAACTACAATATTACCCAATTGATGTCAGTAGCGGTATTCTCAAAACCACAGCATTGGATTTGTTACGTCAATACCCCAAATTGAAACTTTGCGGTTTAGCAGGAACTTACGAACAAGCATTAGCCCAACTTCCCCCAGCAGAATTAGAGAATCGGATGTTGATTTTCTTGGGGAGTACTTTAGGGAATTTAAATGACGAACAATGCGATAAATTCTTTACGCAAGTTCAACAAGCTTTAAAACCAGGAGAATTTTTTCTGTTAGGCGTAGATTTGCAAAAGCCGATAGAAATTATCGAAGCAGCTTACAACGATTCCCAAGGAATTACCGCAGCCTTTAACCTAAATATCCTCAACCATATCAATCACAGGTTTCAAGGTAATTTTGTCCTGGAAAATTTTGCTCATTGGGCTTTCTACAGTCGAGTAGATAATCAAATTGAAATGCATCTGCGGAGTTTGACAGATCAAACTGTCACCCTCAAAGCTTTAGATTTCGAGGTTTCATTCCAAGCAGGAGAAACAATTCGCACCGAAATATCCCGTAAATTTCACATTCCTACATTAATATCGGCATTAGAAAAACATTCGTTTCAAGCATTACAAGTATGGACAGATCCTCAAGCATGGTTTGGCTTGCTACTTTGCCAACGCCAATGTACAACTACTGAGTGTCCGTAAAGGTACTTTTTAAACGCAGAGAGGCGCAGAGAACACAACTCTGCGCCTCTGCGGAACTTTTTATCCTTCCTTCAGCTGCACACCTGCTTGAACTGGATCAAAATCTTCCGGAAAATGGGTATTGCGATCGCAGTCTGCTTTGTCTAATTTTGCTCCTGCTAAATCAGCTAAACGTAAATTCGCTGAAAATAACAAAGCTCCTCGCAAATCCGTATCCTTGAGATTCGCTTGGCTCAAATCCGCAAAGCTTAAGTCAGCGCCTCTAAGATTAGCACTACTCAGGTTTGCTTGACTTAAGTCAGCATAACTAAAGTCAGAACCTTTCAGGTCAACACCTTGTAAATTAGCATCACCTAGTTCCGCTTTGCTAAAGTTTCGTTTTCCTAATGCGTAGCTCTCCAAGATATTAGCTACAGTATTAATGGGCTGTTGAGCATTTGTTTCAGTCATTTCCTCACGAGTTCCTCAAATTTTTTTCCTAATTTCAAAGCTATAACCATCAGTGCAATTTCATAAATAACTCAAAGGAGGGCGAACTCATGCCATCCATTAATTTATTAACTGTTTTCAATCCCTCGAATTATTGGCGAAGCGGTATTTGTACTATACCTTGGCAAGCGATCGCCCAACAATTTCAAATTCCACCAGAGGAACTCATATTCAGCGATCTG
The genomic region above belongs to Calothrix sp. NIES-2098 and contains:
- a CDS encoding pentapeptide repeat-containing protein, giving the protein MTETNAQQPINTVANILESYALGKRNFSKAELGDANLQGVDLKGSDFSYADLSQANLSSANLRGADLSFADLSQANLKDTDLRGALLFSANLRLADLAGAKLDKADCDRNTHFPEDFDPVQAGVQLKEG